The proteins below are encoded in one region of Fibrella aestuarina BUZ 2:
- a CDS encoding endonuclease domain-containing protein, with protein sequence MSQLIHNRKHMEAVRRDLRKGPTDAEARLWERLRNSQLLGRKFRRQHSVGMYVLDFYCPAERLAVEVDGSAHAPAEARQHDAERDATLAQLAIHTLRVTNNEVEMDIDAVLAKIIACFSR encoded by the coding sequence ATGAGTCAGTTAATACATAATCGTAAACACATGGAGGCGGTGCGGCGGGACTTGCGAAAGGGACCGACCGACGCCGAGGCACGTCTCTGGGAACGGCTGCGGAACAGCCAATTGCTGGGGCGTAAGTTCAGGCGGCAGCATAGTGTGGGTATGTACGTGCTCGACTTTTATTGCCCCGCCGAACGGCTTGCTGTCGAAGTAGATGGCAGCGCTCATGCACCAGCGGAGGCCCGCCAACACGATGCTGAACGGGACGCAACCCTGGCTCAACTAGCGATCCACACGCTGCGGGTAACGAACAACGAAGTTGAAATGGATATTGACGCCGTTCTGGCCAAGATCATTGCCTGCTTTAGCCGTTGA
- the rimO gene encoding 30S ribosomal protein S12 methylthiotransferase RimO has product MKTKGLVKNKINIVTLGCSKNLVDSENLYTQLRGNGMNVTHESKKDDANIVVINTCGFIDNAKEESINTILRYVDAKEAGVVDKVYVTGCLSHRYKDELEVEMPTVDAWFGTNELPRMLKTLRADYKQELVGERLLTTPAHYAYLKIAEGCDRPCSFCAIPLMRGHHVSRPMDELVTEAKSLARRGTKELILIAQDLTYYGLDLDKKRSLATLVDRLADVEGIDWIRLQYAYPSGFPMDVLDVMRDRPNVCNYLDMPLQTGSTELLKVMRRGITREKTEELVHTIREKVPGIHLRTTLIVGHPGETDALFDETLDFVDRMRFDRLGTFTYSHEDQTHSFTMPDNVPDEVKQERADAIMEVQEGISHEKNLTKIGQTYKVLFDRKEGGYFIGRTEFDSPEVDNEVLVPATKDTYVRLGDFAQVRITDAQPFDLYGELVTTM; this is encoded by the coding sequence TTGAAGACCAAAGGCTTAGTAAAGAATAAGATTAACATCGTCACGCTGGGTTGCTCCAAGAACCTGGTCGATTCCGAGAATCTATACACGCAACTGCGGGGCAACGGCATGAACGTTACCCACGAATCGAAGAAAGACGATGCCAATATTGTGGTGATCAACACCTGCGGGTTCATCGATAACGCCAAAGAAGAGTCGATCAACACCATCCTGCGTTATGTTGATGCCAAAGAGGCGGGTGTTGTGGATAAAGTGTATGTCACGGGTTGTTTGTCGCACCGCTACAAAGACGAACTGGAAGTCGAAATGCCGACCGTCGATGCGTGGTTTGGCACCAACGAACTGCCCCGCATGCTGAAGACGCTCCGCGCCGATTACAAACAGGAGCTTGTGGGCGAACGTCTGCTGACAACCCCGGCGCACTACGCGTACCTAAAAATCGCCGAAGGCTGCGACCGCCCCTGTTCGTTTTGCGCCATTCCGCTCATGCGCGGGCACCACGTGTCACGCCCGATGGACGAGCTGGTGACGGAAGCCAAGTCGCTGGCCCGCCGTGGCACCAAAGAACTGATTCTGATTGCGCAGGACCTGACCTACTACGGCCTCGATCTGGACAAAAAACGCTCACTCGCTACCCTAGTTGACCGCCTTGCCGACGTGGAGGGCATCGACTGGATACGGCTGCAATACGCTTACCCGTCGGGTTTCCCGATGGACGTGCTCGACGTAATGCGCGACCGGCCCAACGTCTGCAACTACCTCGACATGCCCCTGCAAACCGGCTCGACCGAGTTGTTGAAGGTAATGCGGCGCGGCATTACGCGCGAAAAAACCGAGGAGTTAGTGCACACCATCCGCGAGAAAGTGCCGGGCATTCACCTGCGGACCACGCTGATTGTAGGTCACCCCGGCGAAACCGATGCCCTCTTCGACGAGACGCTCGACTTTGTGGACCGGATGCGCTTCGACCGGCTGGGTACGTTCACCTACTCGCACGAAGACCAGACGCACTCCTTTACCATGCCTGACAACGTACCTGACGAGGTGAAACAGGAGCGCGCCGACGCCATTATGGAAGTGCAGGAAGGGATCTCGCACGAAAAGAACCTCACCAAAATAGGCCAGACCTACAAGGTACTCTTCGACCGGAAAGAGGGTGGCTACTTCATCGGCCGCACCGAATTCGACTCGCCCGAAGTCGACAACGAAGTGCTGGTGCCCGCTACAAAAGACACCTATGTGCGCCTCGGCGATTTCGCCCAGGTACGTATCACCGACGCTCAACCGTTTGATTTATACGGCGAACTGGTAACGACGATGTAA